A window of Halomonas sp. H10-9-1 contains these coding sequences:
- the nirJ gene encoding heme d1 biosynthesis radical SAM protein NirJ has protein sequence MFRVTRYIKTLMEPGPPGHATRGAARKPPGPVVIWNLIRRCNLTCKHCYTTSADIDFAGELSNAEAHAVLDDLAAFRVPALILSGGEPLMRPDIFELSRRSRELGIYTGLSTNGTLITEDNIDEIADVGYDYVGISIDGLEETHDVIRQRKGAFRESMHAVKLCKERGIKVGLRFTLTRENYEQLGDILALLDEHDVDKFYLSHLNYGGRGRRHSKQDAWYRMTRDAMTRLFDHCRAELARGVEREYVTGNNDADGPFLLMWAREHFPEQVAALEQRLLDWGGNASGEYIANIDNLGHVHPDTFWWDHDLGSVRSRPFSEIWRDTQDPLMVGFRQRPRPLKGRCAECRYLPICNGNTRVRAWKVSGDPWEEDPGCYLTNAEIGVAESGERRVAAPYSSPPHEAIQAVEIS, from the coding sequence ATGTTCCGCGTCACCCGCTATATCAAGACCTTGATGGAGCCGGGCCCCCCGGGTCATGCAACGAGAGGGGCGGCCCGCAAGCCGCCAGGACCGGTGGTGATCTGGAACCTGATCCGCCGCTGCAACCTGACCTGCAAGCACTGCTACACCACCTCGGCGGATATCGATTTCGCCGGCGAGCTCTCCAATGCCGAGGCCCATGCGGTGCTCGACGACCTCGCCGCCTTTCGGGTGCCGGCACTGATCCTCTCCGGAGGCGAGCCGCTGATGCGGCCCGACATCTTCGAGCTGTCGCGTCGCTCCCGGGAGCTGGGGATCTACACCGGGCTCTCCACCAACGGTACTTTGATTACCGAAGACAACATCGATGAGATTGCCGACGTCGGCTATGACTACGTGGGCATCAGCATCGATGGTCTGGAGGAGACCCACGACGTCATTCGCCAGCGCAAGGGCGCCTTCCGTGAATCGATGCATGCGGTGAAGCTATGCAAGGAACGCGGCATAAAGGTCGGCCTACGCTTCACCCTGACCCGCGAGAACTACGAGCAGCTCGGCGATATCCTGGCACTGCTCGACGAGCATGATGTCGACAAGTTCTACCTCTCGCACCTCAACTACGGCGGCCGTGGCCGGCGCCACAGCAAGCAGGACGCCTGGTATCGCATGACCCGCGACGCCATGACCCGACTGTTTGACCACTGTCGCGCCGAGCTCGCGCGTGGCGTGGAGCGTGAGTACGTCACCGGCAACAACGATGCCGATGGTCCCTTCCTGCTGATGTGGGCCCGTGAGCACTTTCCCGAGCAGGTGGCGGCCCTGGAGCAGCGGTTGCTCGACTGGGGGGGCAATGCCTCCGGCGAGTATATCGCCAATATCGACAACCTGGGCCATGTGCACCCGGACACCTTCTGGTGGGACCACGACCTGGGTAGCGTGCGCAGCCGGCCGTTCTCCGAGATCTGGCGCGATACCCAGGACCCGTTGATGGTCGGCTTCCGCCAGCGCCCGCGTCCGCTCAAGGGGCGCTGCGCCGAGTGTCGTTACCTGCCGATCTGCAACGGCAATACACGGGTACGTGCCTGGAAGGTCAGCGGCGATCCCTGGGAAGAGGATCCCGGCTGCTACCTGACCAATGCCGAGATCGGCGTCGCCGAGAGTGGCGAGCGCCGGGTGGCGGCACCCTATTCCTCCCCACCCCATGAGGCCATCCAGGCCGTCGAGATCAGCTGA
- the cobA gene encoding uroporphyrinogen-III C-methyltransferase, which yields MPSHRVSYDLAEAPLASGEVAIIGAGPGDPGLLTLRALSLIEQADCLVYDRLVSREVLALASPRARRFYVGKASRCHALTQDETNALLVRLAREGRRVVRLKGGDPYIFGRGGEEAEVLIEHGVGFRVVPGITSAQGCAAYGGFPLTHRDFAQSVTFVTGHCKGDGDLALNWATLAAPHQTTVFYMGLANAELIRRELQRHGLPAEHPVALVERGTTPEQRQVITCLGELVETIEREGLRPPTLIVVGEVVRLADTLAQPAAEAAAFIEGGALERIAL from the coding sequence ATGCCGTCACACCGTGTTTCCTATGATCTGGCCGAGGCGCCGCTGGCGTCCGGCGAAGTGGCCATCATCGGCGCCGGCCCCGGTGATCCCGGCCTGCTGACCCTGCGCGCCCTGTCGTTGATCGAGCAGGCCGACTGCCTGGTCTACGACCGGCTGGTCTCCCGCGAGGTGCTGGCCCTGGCGAGCCCCAGGGCCCGGCGCTTCTACGTGGGCAAGGCATCGCGCTGCCATGCGCTGACCCAGGACGAGACCAACGCCCTGCTGGTGCGCCTGGCCAGGGAGGGCCGCCGCGTGGTGCGCCTCAAGGGAGGGGACCCCTACATCTTCGGTCGCGGTGGCGAGGAGGCCGAGGTGCTGATCGAGCACGGCGTGGGCTTTCGCGTGGTGCCGGGCATCACCTCGGCCCAGGGCTGTGCCGCCTACGGGGGCTTCCCGCTGACCCATCGCGACTTCGCCCAGAGCGTCACCTTCGTCACCGGCCACTGCAAGGGCGATGGCGACCTGGCCTTGAACTGGGCCACCCTGGCTGCCCCGCACCAGACCACGGTGTTCTACATGGGCCTGGCCAACGCCGAGCTGATCCGCCGCGAGCTGCAGCGTCATGGTCTGCCGGCCGAGCATCCGGTGGCCCTGGTGGAGCGCGGCACCACCCCCGAGCAGCGCCAGGTCATCACCTGCCTGGGCGAGCTGGTCGAGACCATCGAGAGAGAAGGGCTGCGCCCGCCGACCCTGATCGTGGTGGGTGAGGTGGTGCGCCTGGCCGATACCTTGGCCCAGCCCGCGGCGGAGGCGGCCGCCTTCATCGAGGGGGGCGCCCTGGAGCGGATTGCCCTGTGA
- a CDS encoding cytochrome D1 domain-containing protein, which produces MTSRLLPLLATAMLLLPAAAPAASDPETEALYQAQCASCHGADRLGGIGPALLPGNLSRLKLEAAEAVIRDGRVASQMPGFADQLEEAQVASLAEWIYREPDVEPRWGRDEILASQVAHHVDGSLPDTPRFDADPLNLFIVVETGDHHATLLDGDTFEPIHRFATRYALHGGPKYTPDGRYVFFGSRDGWVTKYDIYNMQVVAEVRAGINMRNIAVSGDGRYVMAANYLPHSLVLLDAHNLDLMKVYPVVGESGESSRVSAVYAAPPRGSFIAALKDIEEVWEIPWPLPTEPVVSTGHMATPLASPRSHDTPNFRVRRIPVPDYLDDFFFDLDYEHVIGASRGGESGGQGGMVVNLDSGEKVADLPLEGMPHLGSGITWEHEGRRVMATPHLTRAAVSIIDMTRWEVIKTLETDGPGFFMRSHANSPYVWADVFFGPNRDRVHVIDKQSLEIVETLIPEPGRTAAHVEFDRYGEKLLLSLWEDDGAVIVYDAETLEEEKRIPMSKPSGKYNVWNKTRYEEGTSH; this is translated from the coding sequence ATGACATCGCGACTCCTGCCGCTGCTGGCAACCGCCATGCTGCTGCTGCCCGCGGCCGCTCCGGCCGCCAGCGATCCGGAGACCGAGGCGCTCTACCAGGCCCAGTGTGCCTCCTGCCACGGCGCGGACCGCCTGGGGGGTATCGGCCCGGCGCTGCTGCCGGGCAACCTGTCGCGTCTCAAGCTGGAGGCCGCCGAGGCGGTGATCCGCGACGGCCGCGTGGCCAGCCAGATGCCGGGCTTCGCCGACCAGCTGGAAGAGGCCCAGGTCGCCTCCCTGGCCGAGTGGATCTATCGGGAGCCCGACGTGGAGCCGCGCTGGGGGCGCGATGAGATCCTGGCCAGTCAGGTGGCGCATCACGTCGACGGCAGCCTGCCGGACACGCCGCGCTTCGATGCCGATCCGCTCAACCTGTTTATCGTGGTGGAGACCGGAGACCACCATGCCACCCTGCTCGACGGCGATACCTTCGAGCCGATTCACCGCTTCGCCACCCGCTACGCCCTGCACGGTGGTCCCAAGTACACCCCGGACGGGCGCTACGTGTTCTTCGGCTCCCGGGACGGCTGGGTGACCAAGTACGACATCTACAACATGCAGGTGGTGGCCGAGGTGCGCGCCGGCATCAACATGCGCAATATCGCCGTCTCCGGCGATGGCCGCTACGTCATGGCCGCCAACTACCTGCCCCATAGCCTGGTGTTGCTCGATGCCCACAACCTCGACCTGATGAAGGTCTACCCGGTGGTGGGGGAGAGCGGCGAGAGCTCGCGGGTCAGCGCCGTCTATGCCGCCCCGCCGCGGGGCAGCTTCATCGCCGCGCTGAAGGATATCGAGGAGGTGTGGGAGATCCCCTGGCCACTGCCCACCGAGCCGGTGGTCTCCACCGGTCATATGGCGACGCCGCTGGCATCGCCGCGTAGCCACGACACGCCCAACTTCCGGGTGCGGCGCATTCCGGTGCCGGATTATCTCGATGACTTCTTCTTCGACCTCGACTACGAACATGTCATCGGCGCCTCCCGAGGAGGGGAGAGCGGTGGCCAGGGCGGCATGGTGGTCAACCTGGACAGTGGCGAGAAGGTGGCCGACCTGCCCCTGGAGGGGATGCCCCACCTGGGCTCCGGCATCACCTGGGAGCACGAGGGGCGCCGCGTGATGGCGACACCCCACCTCACCCGAGCGGCGGTGTCGATCATCGACATGACCCGCTGGGAGGTGATCAAGACCCTCGAGACCGACGGCCCCGGCTTCTTCATGCGCAGCCACGCCAACTCGCCCTACGTCTGGGCGGATGTCTTCTTCGGCCCCAATCGCGACCGGGTGCACGTCATCGACAAGCAGAGCCTGGAGATCGTCGAGACCCTGATTCCCGAGCCCGGCAGGACCGCCGCCCACGTGGAGTTCGACCGCTATGGCGAGAAGCTGCTGCTCAGCCTGTGGGAAGACGATGGTGCGGTGATCGTCTATGACGCCGAGACCCTGGAGGAGGAGAAGCGTATCCCCATGAGCAAGCCCTCGGGCAAGTACAACGTCTGGAACAAGACGCGGTATGAGGAGGGCACCAGCCATTGA
- a CDS encoding NnrS family protein — translation MSSSRTSQPSFALTQLAVARLAFRPFFLLAALFSILSLVVWFAFWHGDILLRPQGGLMFWHQHEMLFGFATAVVAGFLLTAVQNWTGLPSLRGGPLLGLVVLWLAARVLMAFPMGLPGVLVAAVDLAFLPVVAVVMASLVIRARRWRNLIFLPALGLLTLANLLMHLGVLSGKAELIRPAAHLAVLLITLLMVVVGGRVIAMFTANRLGLTRKPPIPALEYASLGSVMAVVMGQLLIALGVPLPPALLAALLLLAALANGVRLSRWGGQHSWREPLLWGLHLSYACIPLGLVMWALALLAGSRADAALHALTIGGMGTMMLSMMARVSLGHTARPIRTLPGIGVALALMVAAALLRSPVLVLFPQITHWTYNLGIIFWCLAYGIFLFHYTGPLLAPRADGKDG, via the coding sequence ATGTCCTCCTCCCGCACCAGCCAGCCCTCCTTCGCACTGACCCAGCTCGCGGTAGCGCGCCTGGCCTTCCGTCCCTTCTTCCTGCTCGCCGCGCTGTTCAGCATCCTCTCCCTGGTGGTGTGGTTCGCCTTCTGGCACGGCGACATCCTGCTGCGCCCCCAGGGGGGGCTGATGTTCTGGCACCAGCACGAGATGCTGTTCGGCTTCGCCACCGCGGTGGTGGCGGGCTTCCTGCTCACCGCGGTGCAGAACTGGACCGGGCTGCCCAGCCTCAGGGGCGGGCCGCTGCTGGGCCTGGTCGTCCTGTGGCTGGCGGCCCGCGTGCTGATGGCCTTCCCCATGGGGCTGCCCGGCGTGCTGGTGGCGGCGGTCGACCTGGCCTTTTTGCCGGTGGTGGCCGTGGTGATGGCAAGCCTGGTGATCCGTGCGCGGCGCTGGCGCAACCTGATCTTCCTGCCGGCCCTGGGGTTGCTGACCCTGGCCAACCTGCTGATGCACCTGGGGGTGCTCTCCGGCAAGGCGGAGCTGATCCGCCCTGCCGCGCACCTGGCGGTGCTGCTGATCACCTTGCTCATGGTGGTGGTGGGCGGCCGGGTGATCGCCATGTTCACCGCCAACCGCCTGGGGCTGACCCGCAAGCCGCCGATTCCGGCCCTCGAGTATGCGAGCCTGGGCAGCGTGATGGCGGTGGTGATGGGGCAGTTGCTCATCGCCTTGGGCGTGCCGTTGCCCCCCGCACTGCTGGCGGCCCTGCTGCTGCTGGCGGCGCTGGCCAACGGGGTACGCCTGTCGCGCTGGGGCGGCCAGCACAGCTGGCGCGAGCCACTGCTGTGGGGGCTACACCTGAGCTATGCCTGCATTCCGCTGGGCCTGGTGATGTGGGCCCTGGCGCTGCTCGCCGGCAGCCGCGCGGATGCCGCGCTGCACGCCCTGACCATCGGCGGCATGGGCACCATGATGCTGTCGATGATGGCACGGGTCTCGCTGGGCCATACCGCACGCCCCATCCGCACCCTACCCGGCATTGGCGTGGCCCTCGCGCTGATGGTGGCCGCCGCCCTGCTGCGTTCGCCGGTGCTGGTGCTGTTCCCGCAGATCACCCACTGGACCTACAACCTGGGAATTATCTTCTGGTGCCTGGCCTATGGCATCTTCCTGTTCCACTATACGGGACCGCTGCTGGCACCTCGCGCCGACGGCAAGGATGGTTAG
- a CDS encoding SirB2 family protein: MEYYFLVKHLHITAATLSILFFMLRAFWSVREAPVLQARWVRIAPHVIDTLLLTLGVVLMVMLSLWPQEHPWLAAKLIALLIYIGLGTLAIKRGRTPAVRGAAAVAAVLVFLYMLGAAITKSALSWLA; this comes from the coding sequence ATGGAATACTATTTCCTGGTCAAGCACCTGCATATCACCGCCGCCACCCTGAGCATCCTGTTCTTCATGCTGCGCGCCTTCTGGTCGGTACGCGAGGCACCGGTGCTGCAGGCGCGCTGGGTCAGGATCGCCCCTCACGTCATCGATACCCTGCTGCTGACGCTGGGCGTGGTGCTGATGGTCATGCTCTCGCTGTGGCCCCAGGAGCATCCCTGGCTGGCCGCCAAGCTGATCGCCCTGTTGATCTACATCGGCCTGGGCACGCTGGCCATCAAGCGCGGGCGCACCCCTGCGGTGCGCGGTGCGGCCGCGGTGGCGGCGGTGCTGGTGTTCCTCTACATGCTGGGTGCGGCCATCACCAAGAGCGCGCTCTCGTGGCTGGCGTGA
- a CDS encoding carboxymuconolactone decarboxylase family protein has translation MSKQDLPAGAGQVAEHYPEVWDAYAELGRACAESGPLDARTRRLVKLALAVGARSEGAVHSHVRRALEEGETSEALKQVAMLSIPTLGLPRGVAALTWIEDITDGR, from the coding sequence ATGTCGAAACAGGATCTTCCCGCTGGCGCCGGCCAGGTGGCTGAGCACTACCCCGAGGTGTGGGACGCTTACGCCGAGCTGGGCCGGGCCTGTGCCGAGAGCGGCCCGCTGGACGCGCGCACTCGGCGCCTGGTGAAGCTGGCCCTGGCCGTGGGGGCCCGCTCCGAGGGCGCCGTGCACTCCCATGTCCGCCGCGCCCTGGAGGAGGGCGAGACCAGCGAAGCCCTCAAGCAGGTGGCCATGCTGTCGATCCCCACCTTAGGGTTGCCGCGTGGCGTCGCCGCCCTGACGTGGATCGAGGACATCACCGACGGGCGCTGA
- a CDS encoding cytochrome c, whose amino-acid sequence MADGLTKSAARNIFYGGSLFFFLLFTALTAHSHWYMVNKSTDKEGLTESVVEGKHIWEKNMCINCHSIMGEGAYFAPELGNVWERYGGHQNPEAARAGLAAWIRAQPLGTQGRRQMPAYDFSDEEMNALIDFLEWTDGIDDQDWPPHPAG is encoded by the coding sequence ATGGCCGACGGTCTCACCAAGTCGGCGGCCCGCAATATTTTCTATGGCGGGTCGCTGTTCTTCTTTCTGCTGTTCACCGCCCTGACGGCGCACAGCCACTGGTACATGGTCAACAAGTCCACCGACAAGGAGGGGCTCACCGAGTCTGTCGTGGAAGGCAAGCACATCTGGGAAAAGAACATGTGCATCAACTGCCACAGCATCATGGGCGAGGGCGCCTATTTCGCGCCGGAGCTGGGTAACGTCTGGGAACGCTACGGCGGCCACCAGAACCCCGAGGCGGCGCGTGCCGGCCTCGCCGCGTGGATCCGCGCCCAGCCGTTGGGCACCCAGGGCCGCCGCCAGATGCCGGCCTACGACTTCAGCGACGAGGAGATGAACGCGCTGATCGACTTCCTCGAGTGGACCGACGGCATCGACGACCAGGACTGGCCGCCGCACCCCGCCGGCTGA
- a CDS encoding cbb3-type cytochrome c oxidase subunit I, with translation MKYETQKVALPFFMVAMALFALQIVFGLLAASVYVWPNFMAELMPFNIMRVSHTNLLIVWLLIGFMGATYYLMPEEAEQEIHSPTIAYIQLAIFAFAGAAALVGYQFGIHEGREFLEQPFWVKVLITISFLMFLFNTSMTLLKGRRTAINLVLMLGLWLAAVFWLFAFYNPSNLAVDKLYWWWVVHLWVEGVWELIMASLLGYLLIKMTGVDREVIEKWLYVIVGLSLFSGLLGTGHHYYWIGAPSYWQPIGSIFSTLEVIPFFAMVVFAFTMFWKGSRNHPNKAAMLWALGCPTVAFFGAGVWGFMHTLHWVNYYSHGTQVTAAHGHLAFYGAYVMLMLGIISFAMPQLRRVQPYNQVMNMWGFWIVTGAMCFMTFTLTFAGVVQTHLQRVLGMNFMEVQDQLVLFYGMRLGSGIAVAIGSGLLLYAFFGPAREQVPAGGTQLTAGADRA, from the coding sequence ATGAAATATGAAACCCAGAAGGTGGCCCTGCCATTCTTCATGGTGGCCATGGCGCTCTTCGCGCTGCAGATCGTCTTCGGGCTGCTGGCTGCCTCTGTCTATGTGTGGCCGAACTTCATGGCCGAGCTGATGCCCTTCAACATCATGCGGGTCAGCCATACCAACCTGCTGATCGTGTGGCTGCTGATCGGCTTCATGGGCGCTACCTACTATCTGATGCCGGAAGAGGCCGAGCAGGAGATCCACAGCCCCACCATTGCCTATATCCAGCTGGCGATCTTCGCCTTTGCCGGTGCCGCGGCGCTGGTCGGCTACCAGTTCGGGATCCACGAGGGTCGCGAGTTCCTCGAGCAGCCGTTCTGGGTCAAGGTGCTGATCACCATCTCCTTCCTGATGTTCCTGTTCAACACCAGCATGACCCTGCTCAAGGGGCGCCGCACCGCCATCAACCTGGTGCTGATGCTGGGCCTGTGGCTGGCGGCGGTATTCTGGCTGTTCGCCTTCTACAACCCCTCCAACCTCGCCGTGGACAAGCTCTACTGGTGGTGGGTGGTGCACCTCTGGGTCGAGGGCGTGTGGGAGCTGATCATGGCCTCCCTGCTCGGCTACCTGCTGATCAAGATGACCGGCGTCGACCGCGAGGTGATCGAGAAGTGGCTCTACGTAATCGTCGGCCTGTCGCTGTTCTCCGGCCTGCTGGGCACCGGTCACCACTACTACTGGATTGGTGCGCCGAGCTACTGGCAGCCCATCGGCAGCATCTTCTCCACCCTGGAGGTGATCCCCTTCTTCGCCATGGTGGTGTTCGCCTTCACCATGTTCTGGAAGGGCAGCCGTAACCACCCCAACAAGGCCGCCATGCTGTGGGCGCTCGGTTGCCCGACCGTTGCCTTCTTCGGCGCCGGCGTGTGGGGCTTCATGCACACCCTGCACTGGGTCAACTACTACAGCCACGGCACCCAGGTCACCGCGGCCCACGGCCACCTGGCCTTCTACGGCGCCTACGTGATGCTGATGCTCGGTATCATCAGCTTCGCCATGCCGCAGCTGCGCCGCGTGCAGCCCTACAACCAGGTAATGAACATGTGGGGCTTCTGGATCGTGACCGGCGCCATGTGCTTCATGACCTTCACGCTGACCTTTGCAGGCGTCGTCCAGACCCACCTGCAGCGCGTGCTGGGCATGAACTTCATGGAGGTGCAGGACCAGCTGGTGCTGTTCTATGGCATGCGCCTGGGCTCCGGCATCGCCGTGGCCATCGGTAGCGGCCTGCTGCTCTACGCCTTCTTCGGCCCTGCCCGTGAGCAGGTTCCCGCAGGCGGGACTCAGCTCACCGCTGGCGCCGACCGCGCCTGA
- a CDS encoding CbbQ/NirQ/NorQ/GpvN family protein: MTLSPAAAQPADQEIPYYDSVGNECAMFEHAYEQRLPLLLKGPTGCGKTRFVSHMAAKLGKSLFTVSCHDDLTAADLTGRYLLQGGETRWVDGPLTRAVREGGICYLDEVVEARKDVTVVLHPLTDDRRLLPLERTGELLEAPDDFMLVVSYNPGYQHILKSLKPSTRQRFVAMSFDFPPPRVERDIVARESGLDPERCSALVNLAASLRAMKGQDLEEGVSTRLLVYCATLIQAGMPIRDAARATLVEPLSDDADVQEGLMEAIQATFG; the protein is encoded by the coding sequence ATGACCCTCTCCCCCGCGGCGGCGCAGCCCGCCGACCAGGAGATTCCCTACTACGACAGCGTGGGCAACGAGTGCGCCATGTTCGAGCACGCCTACGAGCAGCGCCTGCCGCTGCTGCTCAAGGGCCCCACCGGCTGCGGCAAGACCCGCTTCGTCAGCCATATGGCCGCCAAGCTGGGCAAGTCACTGTTCACCGTCTCCTGCCACGATGACCTCACCGCCGCCGACCTGACCGGCCGCTACCTGCTGCAGGGTGGCGAGACACGCTGGGTGGATGGCCCGCTGACCCGCGCCGTGCGCGAGGGGGGCATCTGCTACCTGGACGAGGTGGTGGAGGCGCGCAAGGACGTCACCGTGGTGCTGCACCCGCTCACCGACGACCGCCGCCTGCTGCCGCTGGAGCGTACCGGCGAACTGCTCGAGGCACCGGACGACTTCATGCTGGTGGTCTCCTACAACCCCGGCTACCAGCACATCCTCAAGTCACTGAAGCCCAGTACCCGCCAGCGCTTCGTGGCGATGTCCTTCGATTTCCCGCCGCCCAGGGTGGAGCGCGATATCGTCGCCCGCGAGAGCGGCCTGGACCCCGAGCGCTGCAGTGCTCTGGTCAACCTGGCGGCCAGCCTGCGTGCCATGAAGGGCCAGGACCTGGAGGAGGGCGTTTCCACCCGCCTGCTGGTCTACTGCGCCACCCTGATCCAGGCCGGCATGCCGATCCGCGATGCCGCCCGCGCCACCCTGGTGGAGCCGCTCTCCGATGATGCGGATGTCCAGGAGGGCCTGATGGAGGCCATCCAGGCCACCTTCGGTTGA
- a CDS encoding VWA domain-containing protein has protein sequence MLDFLEVEETVGRFWHRWASGAVSYPDHPEAAVSLESLRPMLGVFFRAGGGEQGIEVAAIARRASAHRLSLRQRLGLDEEALDQARRDEENLLLPPRLALFPEASLNRDLYLWLTAYLAEARPLSYPDDPLQADLARLREARRTTRAALARFPGLAERYVRLCGELLTIRPQRKRLPPREAALESAICAELGAPDPEEAWALAMQRAIRESDFPLEEFRAPRGYRPPLPVPLWGQAVTLGTRDGAREQSVDDDEELVSASNSPDDDHGKRQADRREQDQADRDDPLMLNNMEKMLSWAEMVNLNRHVDDEEEEEARQAADQMDEIVLSSNRKKASSRLKLDLDLAPDEAVGGRLKGKHPYPEWNHRKQAYLPDHCVVLSDVQSEEGEDWAPDEATRRRIRRVRREFEALRPRREILRGQLDGSELDMDAVIRSRCDLAATGEASDRLYMASRTQARDLAVSILVDVSLSTEAWLQDRRVLDVAKEALLVLGHGLAGCGDDYSIHSFTSQRRHKVWVNTLKAFDEPMGERVTRRISALRPGSYTRMGPAIRHLTKQLSERPNRHRLLLMLTDGKPNDNDYYEGRYGIEDTRKAVLEARRQEVRVFGVTIDREAGQYIPHLFGRGGYAIVQRPEHLSLALPGIYRQIIAT, from the coding sequence ATGCTGGACTTTCTTGAGGTCGAGGAGACCGTCGGCCGTTTCTGGCACCGCTGGGCCTCCGGGGCGGTGAGCTACCCCGATCACCCCGAGGCGGCGGTCAGCCTCGAGAGCCTGCGACCCATGCTGGGGGTCTTCTTCCGCGCCGGCGGTGGGGAGCAGGGCATCGAGGTGGCGGCCATCGCCCGGCGCGCCTCGGCTCACCGGCTGAGTCTGCGTCAGCGCCTGGGCCTCGACGAGGAGGCCCTGGACCAGGCCCGACGCGACGAGGAGAACCTGCTGCTGCCGCCACGCCTGGCGCTGTTCCCCGAGGCTTCCCTCAACCGCGACCTCTACCTGTGGCTGACCGCCTATCTGGCCGAGGCGCGGCCGCTGAGCTATCCCGACGATCCCCTGCAGGCCGATCTGGCGCGGCTGCGTGAGGCACGGCGCACCACTCGTGCCGCCCTGGCGCGCTTCCCCGGCCTCGCCGAGCGCTATGTGCGGCTGTGCGGCGAACTGCTGACCATCCGGCCGCAGCGCAAGCGCCTGCCGCCCAGGGAGGCGGCCCTGGAGTCCGCAATATGCGCCGAGCTGGGTGCTCCCGACCCCGAGGAGGCCTGGGCCCTGGCCATGCAGCGCGCCATCCGCGAGAGCGACTTCCCGCTGGAGGAGTTCCGCGCGCCACGCGGCTATCGCCCGCCGCTGCCGGTACCGCTGTGGGGGCAGGCGGTCACTCTGGGCACCCGCGACGGCGCCCGCGAGCAGAGCGTGGACGATGACGAGGAGCTGGTCAGCGCCAGCAATTCGCCCGACGATGACCATGGCAAGCGCCAGGCCGACCGCCGCGAGCAGGACCAGGCCGATCGCGACGACCCGCTGATGCTCAACAACATGGAGAAGATGCTCTCCTGGGCGGAGATGGTGAACCTCAATCGCCATGTGGACGACGAGGAAGAGGAGGAGGCACGCCAGGCGGCCGACCAGATGGACGAGATCGTGCTCAGCTCCAACCGCAAGAAGGCCTCCTCCCGGCTCAAGCTCGATCTCGATCTGGCGCCCGACGAGGCCGTTGGCGGCCGCCTCAAGGGCAAGCACCCCTACCCCGAGTGGAACCACCGCAAGCAGGCCTACCTGCCCGACCATTGCGTGGTGCTCAGCGACGTGCAGAGCGAGGAGGGCGAGGACTGGGCGCCCGATGAAGCGACCCGCCGGCGCATCCGCCGCGTGCGTCGTGAATTCGAGGCGCTGCGCCCGCGGCGCGAGATCCTGCGCGGCCAGCTGGATGGCAGTGAGCTCGACATGGATGCGGTGATCCGCTCGCGCTGCGACCTGGCCGCCACCGGTGAGGCCAGCGACCGCCTCTACATGGCCAGCCGCACCCAGGCCCGCGACCTGGCGGTATCGATCCTGGTGGATGTCTCGCTCTCCACCGAGGCGTGGCTGCAGGACCGCCGGGTACTCGACGTGGCCAAGGAGGCGCTGCTGGTGCTGGGTCACGGCCTGGCCGGCTGTGGCGATGACTATTCGATCCACAGCTTCACCTCCCAGCGCCGCCACAAGGTGTGGGTCAACACCCTGAAGGCATTCGACGAGCCCATGGGCGAGCGGGTCACGCGGCGCATCTCGGCCCTGCGGCCAGGTAGCTACACCCGCATGGGGCCGGCCATTCGCCACCTGACCAAGCAGCTGAGCGAACGCCCCAATCGTCACCGGTTGCTGCTGATGCTCACCGACGGCAAGCCCAACGACAACGACTACTACGAGGGGCGCTACGGCATCGAGGATACCCGCAAGGCGGTGCTCGAGGCGCGGCGCCAGGAGGTGCGGGTGTTCGGGGTGACCATCGATCGTGAGGCGGGGCAGTATATTCCCCACCTGTTCGGCCGCGGCGGCTACGCCATCGTGCAGCGCCCGGAGCACCTGTCGCTGGCCCTGCCGGGCATCTACCGCCAGATCATTGCCACCTGA